In the genome of Succinivibrio dextrinosolvens, the window TGAAAGCTGCTCAGAAGCCTTTAACTGACCAATTTCAGCAGTCAGTGCAGAACCTGCTCTACCTGCGTACAGCAGTGCGGTAACCACAGGGCCAAGCTCTCTGATGATAGACAGAGCCACGAGGGTTCCCAGAGAACCTGTAGCCATAAAATCCTTTAAGATATTAAAGCCCTGCAGACCTAAAACCATTCCGATAAACAGTCCGGAAACCAGAATGATAATGATGGACTGAACACCAACAAAATAAATCTGGTTTATCAGTAAAGGAAATGATTTTTTTAGGTTAGGTATCGCTATGATTGAATGAAGAAAAATGATTGTAGATCTTCCTAAAGAGGAGATCTTTTTCAACGCATATCTTCCTAAAATACCAAATAATTCTAACATTACAGCTCCTCGATATAATTCTGAGAGCCTTTTAGTTTAAAAGCATAAGGACCATCAAAATCGCCCTGAATAAACTGAATAACTCTAGGATCACTGCTGTTTACAATCTCCTGTGGAGTTCCGCTTCCTAAAACCGAACCCTCCGAGAGAATATAAACATAGTGGGCAACTTCGAGTATCTCTTTCACATCGTGTGTTACAACAACTGAAGTTTTGCCTAAGGATTTATTGATATCAGCAATAAGCTTAACCAGTACGCCTTTGGTAATAGGATCCTGACCAACAAAAGGCTCATCATACATGATGAGATCAGGATCCAGAGCAATAGAACGGGCAAGTGCGGCACGTCGTGCCATACCGCCTGAAAGCTCTGAAGGGTACAGATAGGCAGCAGCTCTCATTCCTACGGCCTCAAGATTCATTAAAACCACATCATGAATCAGCTCTTCAGGAAGTGATGTGTGTTCTCTGATAGGAAAAGCGACATTGTCAAAAACATTCATATCTGAAAACAGAGCTCCGCTCTGAAAAAGCATACTCATTCTTTTTCTGAGTTCATAAAGCTCATTTCTTTTCAGTGAATGGACGTTGATGCCGTCAAATTCGATTGTCCCTTCATCTGGGACAAGCTGTGCACCTATCAGTCTTAGGATCGTGGTTTTACCAGTACCTGAAGGTCCGAGAATCGCTGTGATTTTTCCTTTAGGGATATTCAGCGACAGATTCTTATAAATCTGCTTACTGGCATACGAGAAAGATACGTTATTAACTTTAATAAGACTATCTTCGTCTAG includes:
- a CDS encoding ATP-binding cassette domain-containing protein, which produces MSEILDEDSLIKVNNVSFSYASKQIYKNLSLNIPKGKITAILGPSGTGKTTILRLIGAQLVPDEGTIEFDGINVHSLKRNELYELRKRMSMLFQSGALFSDMNVFDNVAFPIREHTSLPEELIHDVVLMNLEAVGMRAAAYLYPSELSGGMARRAALARSIALDPDLIMYDEPFVGQDPITKGVLVKLIADINKSLGKTSVVVTHDVKEILEVAHYVYILSEGSVLGSGTPQEIVNSSDPRVIQFIQGDFDGPYAFKLKGSQNYIEEL
- the mlaE gene encoding lipid asymmetry maintenance ABC transporter permease subunit MlaE, whose translation is MLELFGILGRYALKKISSLGRSTIIFLHSIIAIPNLKKSFPLLINQIYFVGVQSIIIILVSGLFIGMVLGLQGFNILKDFMATGSLGTLVALSIIRELGPVVTALLYAGRAGSALTAEIGQLKASEQLSAMEMMAVDPLRRIIAPRFWAGLISMPILSLLFCLIGIYGGKLVGVDWLGIDDGIFWSGMQASVDLTEDLVPMIIKAAVFGFVCTWIALFNGYDCRPTSEGISRATTATVVQSSLAVLGLDFILTALMF